From one Marinobacter sp. LV10MA510-1 genomic stretch:
- the purF gene encoding amidophosphoribosyltransferase gives MCGIVGIVSTSHVNQLLYDALTVLQHRGQDAAGIVTFEDERFYLRKDNGLVRDVFHTRHMHRLVGNVGIGHVRYPTAGSASSAEAQPFYVNSPYGITLAHNGNLTNSDELSTDLFRTDLRHINTNSDSEVLLNVFAHELQKLGKLDPTKDDIFAAVRSVHERCRGAYAVIAMITGYGIVGFRDPNGIRPICYGVRVASDGRKEYMIASESVALAASGFTLVRDIAPGEAVYIETDGTFHSEQCAKQPKLYPCIFEHVYFARPDSIMDKVSVYKARLRMGETLADKVLKDFADHDIDVVMPIPDTSRTSAMQMAHRLGVKFREGFIKNRYIGRTFIMPGQTMRKKSVRQKLNPIDLEFRGKNVMLVDDSIVRGTTCKEIVQMARDAGARKVYFASAAPPVRYPNVYGIDMPSAKELIAHDRTVEEIRELIGADWLLYQNLEDLITSVSDVNSDIDGWECSVFTGEYVTGDIDRAYLDRLDGQRNDATRSGIVKNDTENGSIDMHNDED, from the coding sequence ATGTGTGGCATCGTCGGTATCGTCAGCACTTCCCACGTGAACCAGCTGCTCTATGATGCGCTGACCGTTCTTCAGCATCGGGGTCAGGACGCAGCAGGTATTGTTACCTTCGAAGACGAGCGCTTTTACCTGCGTAAAGACAACGGCCTGGTACGCGATGTATTTCATACCCGCCATATGCACCGGTTAGTGGGTAATGTCGGCATTGGTCACGTTCGATATCCTACCGCCGGCAGCGCGAGCTCCGCCGAGGCTCAGCCGTTTTACGTCAACAGTCCCTATGGCATTACCCTGGCCCACAATGGCAATCTGACAAATTCTGACGAGCTGAGCACCGACCTGTTTCGTACCGATCTGCGCCACATCAACACCAACTCCGATTCGGAAGTGCTTTTGAACGTGTTTGCTCACGAGCTTCAGAAACTGGGCAAGCTAGACCCCACCAAAGACGACATTTTTGCCGCCGTGCGTTCTGTACACGAACGCTGCCGCGGTGCTTACGCGGTTATCGCAATGATTACCGGTTATGGCATTGTCGGTTTCCGCGACCCCAATGGCATTCGCCCTATCTGTTATGGCGTGCGCGTAGCCAGTGACGGTCGCAAAGAATACATGATTGCGTCTGAAAGCGTGGCCCTGGCCGCCTCCGGTTTCACCCTGGTGCGTGACATTGCGCCGGGTGAAGCGGTGTATATTGAAACCGATGGCACCTTTCACAGTGAGCAGTGCGCCAAACAGCCAAAGCTTTATCCGTGTATTTTCGAGCACGTTTATTTTGCCCGCCCGGACTCCATCATGGACAAAGTCTCGGTTTACAAAGCGCGTTTGCGCATGGGTGAGACTCTGGCGGATAAAGTGCTGAAGGATTTTGCCGATCACGATATTGACGTGGTTATGCCGATACCAGACACCAGCCGCACCTCGGCCATGCAGATGGCCCACCGCCTGGGCGTGAAATTCCGCGAAGGCTTTATTAAAAACCGTTACATCGGCCGAACATTTATTATGCCCGGCCAGACCATGCGCAAGAAATCGGTACGCCAGAAGCTAAACCCCATTGATCTGGAGTTCCGCGGCAAAAACGTGATGCTGGTTGACGATTCCATTGTGCGCGGTACCACCTGCAAGGAAATCGTGCAGATGGCCCGCGATGCCGGCGCCCGCAAAGTGTATTTCGCCTCGGCCGCGCCCCCGGTGCGTTATCCCAACGTGTACGGCATTGATATGCCGTCTGCGAAAGAACTGATCGCTCACGATCGCACTGTGGAAGAAATCCGTGAATTGATCGGCGCCGACTGGTTGCTGTATCAGAACCTGGAAGACCTGATTACCTCTGTTAGCGATGTTAATAGTGACATCGATGGCTGGGAATGTTCGGTGTTTACCGGTGAATACGTAACCGGCGATATTGATCGTGCCTATCTGGATCGCCTGGATGGCCAGCGTAACGATGCAACCCGCTCCGGCATCGTGAAGAACGATACCGAAAACGGCAGTATAGACATGCATAACGACGAAGACTGA
- a CDS encoding O-succinylhomoserine sulfhydrylase has translation MTFCREESILIPESDLDGMSGDTLAVRAGQIRTGQLEHSDAIFPTSSFVYASAAQAAARFAGEEPGNIYSRFTNPTVTAFENRIAAMEGGERAVAMASGMAAITSTCMALLKAGDHVVCSRDVFGTVNSLFQKYLSKFGVETTFVKLTDEAGWEAAMRPNTRLLFLETPSNPLCEIADIRKMADLAHAHGALLMVDNCFCTPVLQQPLALGADLVTHSATKYLDGQGRCIGGVVVGPHALLEEIFVFLRATGPTMSPFNAWVFMKGLETLPIRMRAHCDNALELAQWLHQQSAVETVFYTGLPQHPHYELAKRQQKGFGGVLSFRVNGGREEAWRFIDATRMVSITANLGDVKTTITHPATTTHGRLSPEDKEQAGISENLIRLSVGIEAIDDLKADLDRGFQALQNPGHGNI, from the coding sequence ATGACATTTTGCCGCGAAGAATCGATTTTGATACCAGAATCAGACCTGGACGGCATGTCTGGCGATACCCTGGCGGTGCGCGCGGGGCAGATTCGTACCGGTCAGCTGGAACACAGCGACGCCATATTTCCGACGTCCAGCTTTGTTTACGCCAGCGCGGCGCAAGCGGCTGCGCGTTTTGCCGGTGAAGAGCCCGGCAATATTTATTCGCGTTTTACCAATCCCACGGTGACCGCCTTCGAAAATCGCATTGCGGCGATGGAGGGCGGCGAACGGGCAGTGGCAATGGCCTCGGGTATGGCTGCCATTACCAGCACCTGTATGGCGTTGCTGAAGGCCGGTGACCACGTGGTGTGTTCACGGGACGTATTCGGCACGGTGAATTCGCTGTTTCAGAAGTATCTGAGCAAATTTGGTGTTGAAACCACGTTTGTAAAACTGACAGACGAAGCGGGCTGGGAAGCGGCTATGCGGCCCAATACCCGCCTGTTGTTTCTGGAAACGCCGTCTAACCCGTTGTGCGAAATTGCCGACATTCGAAAGATGGCGGATCTAGCCCATGCCCATGGTGCGCTGTTAATGGTAGACAACTGTTTCTGTACGCCAGTGTTGCAACAGCCGCTGGCGTTGGGCGCAGACTTGGTAACCCATTCCGCGACCAAGTATCTGGACGGTCAGGGCCGTTGCATAGGCGGCGTTGTTGTAGGCCCCCACGCGCTGCTGGAAGAAATATTCGTGTTTTTGCGGGCAACAGGCCCAACCATGAGCCCGTTCAACGCCTGGGTGTTCATGAAGGGCCTGGAAACCTTACCAATTCGTATGCGAGCCCACTGTGACAATGCGTTAGAGTTGGCACAATGGCTGCACCAGCAGAGCGCGGTGGAAACGGTTTTTTATACCGGCCTGCCGCAGCATCCGCATTATGAGCTGGCGAAACGCCAGCAAAAGGGTTTTGGCGGCGTATTGTCGTTTCGGGTAAATGGGGGCAGGGAAGAGGCCTGGCGCTTTATTGACGCCACTCGGATGGTGTCTATTACCGCCAACCTCGGTGATGTGAAGACCACCATCACCCACCCGGCAACAACGACCCACGGGCGATTGTCGCCCGAAGACAAAGAACAGGCCGGTATTAGTGAAAACCTGATTCGCCTGTCGGTAGGCATTGAAGCCATTGACGACCTGAAAGCCGATCTTGACCGGGGTTTTCAGGCCCTTCAGAACCCCGGTCATGGCAACATCTGA
- a CDS encoding phosphoribosylanthranilate isomerase: MISRVKICGLTRLEDIDAAVAAGADAIGLVFYDPSPRAVSIDLARQLAARIPAFVSVTGLFVNPQADFVRQVSQQVALDLLQFHGDETAAFCEQFQRRWIKAIRVRQQGQIEQAFEAYQNSAGLLVDAWHPEQYGGTGHGFNWSLIPEQRPLPLILAGGLQPDNVAAAVQQVRPWAVDVSGGVESGGAKSKKGIKCAKKMADFVAATRSAGS, from the coding sequence GTGATTAGCCGTGTAAAAATCTGTGGCCTGACCCGCCTTGAAGATATAGACGCTGCCGTGGCCGCCGGTGCTGACGCCATCGGTCTGGTGTTTTACGACCCTAGCCCGCGGGCTGTCAGTATTGACCTGGCGCGGCAGCTGGCCGCGCGGATACCGGCGTTTGTTAGCGTAACGGGGTTGTTTGTGAATCCGCAGGCGGATTTTGTCAGGCAGGTATCGCAGCAGGTGGCTCTGGATTTGCTGCAGTTTCACGGTGACGAAACCGCTGCTTTCTGTGAGCAGTTCCAGCGCCGCTGGATTAAGGCCATACGGGTACGGCAGCAAGGGCAGATTGAACAGGCCTTTGAGGCGTACCAGAATTCAGCCGGTTTGCTGGTCGATGCCTGGCACCCTGAGCAATACGGGGGCACCGGCCATGGTTTTAACTGGTCGCTGATTCCTGAACAGCGCCCGTTGCCACTGATATTGGCCGGAGGCTTGCAACCCGACAACGTTGCCGCTGCCGTGCAGCAGGTACGGCCCTGGGCGGTGGACGTCAGTGGCGGCGTGGAAAGCGGCGGCGCGAAAAGTAAGAAAGGCATCAAATGCGCCAAAAAGATGGCAGACTTCGTAGCCGCGACCAGAAGCGCTGGGTCTTGA
- the accD gene encoding acetyl-CoA carboxylase, carboxyltransferase subunit beta, translating to MSSWLDKIMPSKIRSESKTRTGVPEGLWKKCPKCGAFLYKPELEKNLDVCLKCNHHLRVAARRRLDIFLDPDGREEIGADLESWDRLKFKDTKRYKDRLSQAQKATGEKDALLAMKGTTIGIPLVACAFEFNFLGGSMGQTVGEKFVRAANVALEERIPLVCFSASGGARMQEAILSLMQMSKTAAVLERMKQQGLPYISVMTDPVFGGVSASLAMLGDLNIAEPNALIGFAGPRVIEQTVREKLPEGFQRSEFLLEHGAIDMILHRHQMRGRIAHLLAKFGNLEKPDTEAPIEIEVTEKPDDDVPVS from the coding sequence ATGAGTAGTTGGCTAGATAAGATAATGCCGAGCAAGATCCGCTCGGAATCCAAGACGAGGACCGGTGTGCCGGAAGGCCTGTGGAAAAAGTGCCCGAAATGCGGCGCTTTTCTGTACAAGCCCGAGCTGGAAAAAAATCTGGACGTTTGCCTGAAGTGTAATCACCACTTGCGAGTGGCTGCCCGCCGCCGCCTTGATATTTTTTTGGATCCAGACGGCCGTGAAGAAATTGGCGCAGACCTGGAATCTTGGGACCGCCTTAAGTTCAAAGACACCAAACGTTATAAAGATCGCCTGAGCCAGGCCCAGAAAGCGACTGGCGAAAAAGACGCCCTGTTAGCCATGAAGGGCACCACAATCGGGATTCCACTGGTGGCTTGCGCCTTCGAGTTCAACTTCCTTGGCGGTTCTATGGGCCAGACGGTTGGCGAAAAGTTTGTGCGGGCGGCCAATGTGGCGCTGGAAGAGCGCATTCCTCTGGTGTGCTTCTCTGCCAGCGGCGGCGCGCGTATGCAGGAAGCTATTCTTTCGCTGATGCAGATGTCCAAAACCGCGGCGGTTCTTGAGCGCATGAAGCAGCAAGGTTTGCCCTATATTTCGGTAATGACCGACCCGGTATTTGGCGGTGTATCGGCCAGCCTGGCCATGTTGGGCGACCTGAATATTGCCGAGCCCAACGCACTGATCGGCTTTGCCGGACCGCGGGTGATTGAGCAGACCGTGCGCGAAAAGTTGCCCGAAGGCTTTCAGCGCAGCGAGTTTTTGTTGGAGCACGGTGCTATCGATATGATTCTGCACCGTCACCAGATGCGTGGGCGAATTGCACACTTGTTGGCAAAATTTGGCAACCTGGAAAAACCTGACACCGAGGCACCCATCGAAATTGAAGTGACTGAAAAGCCGGACGATGATGTCCCAGTCTCATAA
- a CDS encoding CvpA family protein: MNALIWIDWVIIAVITISTLISLRRGFVREALSLVTWVMAFIVARTFHPQMQSLLASTVETPMVRSVAAFAILFIGTLIVGAIINGIIGQLVRATGLSGTDRVLGMGFGLLRGVLVVVVGIALLRYTPVSQDTWWQESPMIDRLSVLEDWSRRTFGDEISGFLTPQSEGQGI; the protein is encoded by the coding sequence ATGAATGCGTTGATCTGGATTGACTGGGTCATTATTGCGGTTATTACCATATCAACGCTGATCAGCCTGAGGCGCGGCTTTGTTCGCGAAGCCCTGTCGTTGGTTACCTGGGTAATGGCCTTCATTGTTGCTCGCACATTTCACCCCCAGATGCAGTCGCTACTGGCCAGCACCGTGGAAACGCCCATGGTGAGGTCGGTTGCGGCGTTCGCGATTCTGTTTATTGGTACGCTTATTGTGGGCGCCATCATTAACGGCATTATCGGACAGCTGGTGCGGGCCACAGGCTTATCCGGCACCGACAGGGTGCTGGGTATGGGCTTTGGCCTGTTGCGTGGGGTATTGGTGGTGGTGGTAGGCATTGCTTTGTTGCGTTACACACCGGTGTCTCAAGATACCTGGTGGCAAGAATCGCCAATGATTGACCGGTTGTCGGTGTTAGAAGACTGGTCCCGTCGTACCTTTGGTGATGAGATTTCCGGATTCCTTACTCCCCAAAGCGAGGGGCAAGGCATCTAG
- the folC gene encoding bifunctional tetrahydrofolate synthase/dihydrofolate synthase produces MSQSHNPDQTAPKIAAPGADASLGQWLSYLEAIHPVEIELGLDRVMVVLQRLFPNKPEARIITVAGTNGKGSTVAALEALLQESGRRTAAYTSPHLQVYNERVRLLGEPVSDAQMIHGFERVQQARAEVSLSYFEFGTLAAFVAMSEADVDDWILEVGLGGRLDAVNALDADFVILTSIDIDHASFLGNDRESIGFEKAGVLRPGIPAVYADFDPPRSVLQQALSQEVDLALLGRDYQLVQCSSQPAMVNLELGEEEFRLPDFALPVKSLAAAVVASRTLAPNLGVQQIERAVAAVSVPGRFEQVATSPLVILDVGHNPHAACWLASRLRLLQHPETRIHAVYGALADKDVQGVAKAMSSVVHSWYLAGLLKEAPRGYSAEALNAQFEQCGIEPAGCWHSVSEALAEAQSQARANDIVIVFGSFFTVAAARNILHPSAAVTNPGA; encoded by the coding sequence ATGTCCCAGTCTCATAATCCGGATCAGACTGCGCCGAAAATAGCGGCCCCCGGCGCCGATGCCAGCCTGGGCCAATGGCTGAGCTACCTTGAGGCCATTCACCCGGTTGAAATCGAACTGGGGCTGGACCGGGTGATGGTGGTTTTGCAGAGACTGTTCCCGAATAAGCCCGAGGCTCGCATTATTACCGTGGCCGGTACCAACGGCAAGGGCAGCACGGTTGCAGCGCTGGAGGCGCTGTTGCAGGAATCAGGGCGTCGCACCGCAGCCTACACGTCGCCACATCTTCAGGTTTATAACGAGCGGGTACGCCTGCTGGGTGAGCCCGTTTCGGACGCGCAAATGATTCACGGGTTCGAACGGGTTCAGCAGGCCCGGGCGGAAGTGTCGTTGAGCTATTTCGAATTCGGAACTCTGGCGGCGTTCGTTGCCATGTCCGAAGCCGATGTAGACGACTGGATTCTGGAGGTTGGCCTGGGCGGTCGTCTGGATGCGGTGAACGCGCTAGACGCGGATTTTGTGATCCTGACCTCGATTGATATCGATCACGCGAGCTTTCTGGGTAACGATCGCGAGTCTATCGGCTTTGAAAAAGCCGGTGTGTTGCGCCCGGGTATTCCCGCGGTGTACGCCGATTTTGATCCCCCGCGCTCGGTATTGCAGCAAGCGTTATCGCAAGAAGTAGACCTGGCGTTGCTGGGTCGTGATTATCAGTTGGTGCAGTGTTCAAGCCAGCCGGCGATGGTGAACCTGGAGTTGGGGGAAGAAGAGTTTCGCCTGCCAGATTTTGCCCTGCCGGTGAAAAGCTTGGCTGCAGCGGTTGTTGCTTCCCGCACCTTGGCGCCCAATCTGGGTGTTCAGCAGATTGAGCGGGCGGTGGCCGCAGTGTCGGTGCCCGGGCGTTTTGAACAGGTAGCCACGTCGCCGCTGGTGATTCTGGATGTGGGACATAACCCCCACGCAGCCTGTTGGCTGGCTAGCCGGTTACGCCTGTTACAGCATCCGGAAACCCGCATTCACGCGGTCTACGGTGCGCTTGCTGATAAAGACGTGCAAGGTGTTGCCAAAGCCATGTCCAGCGTGGTTCACAGCTGGTATCTGGCTGGACTGTTGAAAGAAGCTCCCCGCGGCTATAGCGCCGAGGCTCTGAATGCGCAGTTTGAGCAGTGCGGTATAGAGCCTGCCGGTTGCTGGCACTCGGTGTCGGAGGCCCTGGCTGAAGCCCAAAGCCAGGCCCGTGCTAATGATATTGTGATCGTGTTTGGTTCGTTCTTTACTGTGGCGGCGGCCCGCAATATTTTGCATCCAAGCGCCGCCGTTACCAACCCTGGAGCATGA
- a CDS encoding FimV/HubP family polar landmark protein, translating to MKVRKLAVALALAGGLGSGVAQALGLGEVELQSYLNEPLDAQIVLRQSRGVSPGDVFVNVASESAYQRVGLNRGQFASKLKFQVVTRSDGSLAVSVSSREPLREPYLNFLLELTWPSGRLLREYAVLVDPPVYAAETGIREPLVAAPSAGRSNSSPSANSGAVSRPAPASSGSAQSLASGGVYGPTTSSDTLWSIATRMRPNNSVSVQQVMLAIQEINPDAFIGGNINRLKRGEVLRAPTLAQIQRLGQGEANQVVRAQNQDVNTTRATIDASPAATPSAPAAIDGGDAELKLIVAETEAPQAVDNTEQSGSAGTDGNQADGADAGTTVALEELDSARRENSELTTRVDALQEQVETLQRLLELKNSQLADMQQAGMNGDNAVVSMDQNAADEPAMDGVAEAETASAVAVQPEQDAQPQIAQPDPAEESAAQGGLVNSIMNNLLYQMVLGGGLLLLLLLLLLVSRRKSKNQDAAGTETATETATERETEADNGFEQAPLVESVPSSGSFDLDLGLDDQEPPAPDAEPDVMAEVNSYLAYGQHEQAVNTLESAISREPSRTELRLKLLAVYADAQDRVAFERQYGELRALDDDQAMAEADRLLTDLEQAEAAPSIDDLESELRSGSFAGSFGGFDEEAGEAKDSAKPTSDDPIDYDLSGIDGLGDKEELAKPEAPEDFEDFVLSDDFAREFADEDAAPLSKADDTVNTAGNTSDDDDLSLDEAFLDELDAELDKDDPEAELKPLDMQEPDLDMQESDLEKLDLEISDDDLALMGEFADGADSSNHAGGDDAESESEFEAEQLPEMTDAELLALEMGDDPQAEVEAEEELGAKLAENQDDEDDISLDDLETLELPEEDLPAYDLPEDDLPEFDLLEDDVLEEDLPIVAAGAPQTIDESDLGDDDDFDFLAGTDEAATKLDLAQAYVEMGDIDGARDILMEVELEGTAEQKAEAKELLKNLS from the coding sequence ATGAAGGTACGCAAGCTTGCGGTTGCTCTGGCACTGGCTGGAGGTCTTGGCTCCGGCGTTGCACAAGCCCTGGGATTGGGGGAGGTGGAGCTGCAGTCCTACTTGAATGAGCCCCTGGATGCGCAAATTGTGCTACGCCAGAGTCGCGGCGTTAGCCCTGGTGATGTTTTCGTCAATGTGGCTTCTGAATCCGCCTATCAACGGGTGGGTCTTAATCGCGGCCAGTTTGCCAGTAAGCTAAAATTTCAGGTGGTTACCCGCAGTGATGGCAGCCTGGCGGTCAGCGTGTCTTCCCGTGAACCGTTACGGGAGCCGTACCTCAATTTTCTGCTGGAGCTGACCTGGCCCAGTGGCCGTTTGCTGCGCGAATACGCGGTGTTGGTAGACCCACCTGTGTATGCGGCAGAAACCGGCATCCGGGAACCGCTTGTAGCGGCACCGTCTGCTGGCCGCAGCAACTCATCGCCCAGCGCCAATAGCGGCGCAGTGAGCCGACCGGCGCCCGCAAGTTCTGGTTCCGCACAATCTCTTGCATCTGGCGGTGTTTACGGCCCTACAACCTCGTCTGATACCCTGTGGAGCATTGCCACCAGGATGCGCCCAAACAACAGCGTATCTGTGCAGCAGGTTATGCTGGCGATTCAAGAGATTAATCCCGATGCGTTTATAGGCGGCAATATCAACCGTTTGAAACGCGGTGAAGTTCTGCGCGCACCCACGCTGGCGCAAATCCAGCGCCTGGGCCAGGGCGAGGCAAATCAGGTCGTGCGAGCACAAAACCAGGACGTCAACACGACCCGGGCAACGATTGATGCCAGCCCAGCGGCTACGCCATCTGCGCCCGCAGCGATAGACGGCGGCGATGCGGAACTGAAACTGATTGTGGCCGAGACTGAGGCACCGCAAGCCGTCGATAACACTGAACAGAGCGGATCTGCCGGTACTGACGGTAACCAGGCTGACGGCGCAGATGCCGGCACCACGGTGGCGCTCGAAGAACTTGACAGTGCTCGCCGTGAAAACAGCGAGTTAACTACCCGTGTTGATGCACTGCAAGAGCAGGTAGAAACCCTGCAGCGGTTGCTGGAGCTGAAAAATAGCCAGTTGGCCGACATGCAGCAAGCGGGTATGAACGGCGATAACGCGGTCGTCAGTATGGACCAGAATGCAGCTGACGAACCCGCAATGGATGGTGTCGCCGAAGCCGAAACGGCCAGTGCGGTTGCAGTGCAACCTGAACAAGACGCGCAGCCCCAGATCGCACAGCCTGATCCAGCTGAAGAAAGCGCAGCCCAAGGTGGTTTGGTCAACAGCATTATGAATAACCTGCTGTACCAAATGGTTCTGGGCGGCGGCTTGCTCTTGCTGCTACTGCTGCTGCTTTTGGTGTCGCGCCGCAAATCTAAAAATCAGGATGCAGCCGGGACCGAGACTGCGACTGAGACTGCGACTGAGAGAGAGACCGAGGCCGATAACGGCTTTGAACAAGCACCCTTGGTTGAATCTGTACCCAGTTCCGGTTCGTTTGACCTGGATCTTGGCCTGGACGATCAGGAACCGCCAGCACCCGATGCTGAACCAGACGTTATGGCAGAGGTTAATTCCTACCTGGCTTACGGTCAGCACGAACAGGCGGTGAATACTCTGGAGTCTGCGATTTCCCGCGAGCCTAGCCGCACCGAACTGCGCCTGAAACTGCTGGCGGTTTACGCAGATGCCCAGGACAGAGTGGCTTTTGAACGCCAGTATGGCGAGCTCAGAGCTTTGGACGATGACCAGGCCATGGCAGAGGCTGATCGTTTGCTGACTGATCTTGAGCAGGCGGAAGCGGCACCCAGCATTGATGATCTTGAATCTGAATTGCGCTCCGGTTCCTTTGCCGGCTCTTTCGGGGGCTTCGATGAGGAAGCAGGCGAAGCAAAAGACAGCGCCAAGCCAACGTCAGACGATCCTATAGACTACGATCTGAGCGGCATTGACGGCCTGGGCGACAAGGAAGAGCTGGCAAAGCCTGAAGCTCCGGAAGATTTTGAAGACTTTGTGTTGTCCGACGACTTCGCTCGGGAATTTGCCGATGAAGACGCCGCACCGCTGTCCAAGGCTGACGACACCGTCAACACGGCCGGCAATACGTCTGACGATGACGACCTGAGCCTGGATGAGGCTTTCCTGGACGAGCTGGATGCCGAGCTTGATAAAGACGACCCCGAGGCCGAACTCAAGCCTCTGGACATGCAGGAACCGGATCTGGATATGCAGGAGTCTGATCTGGAGAAATTGGATCTGGAGATTTCGGACGATGACCTGGCGTTGATGGGCGAATTTGCGGATGGCGCAGACAGCTCCAATCATGCCGGTGGCGATGATGCCGAATCTGAATCCGAATTCGAAGCAGAGCAACTGCCTGAAATGACCGACGCTGAACTACTGGCTTTGGAGATGGGTGACGACCCACAAGCTGAAGTTGAAGCCGAGGAAGAGCTGGGCGCAAAGCTGGCCGAGAACCAGGATGATGAAGATGACATCAGCCTGGACGATCTGGAGACGCTGGAATTGCCCGAAGAAGACCTCCCGGCCTATGATCTTCCTGAGGACGACCTGCCAGAATTCGATTTGCTGGAAGATGACGTCCTGGAAGAAGACCTGCCCATTGTGGCAGCTGGTGCGCCTCAAACAATTGACGAGAGCGATCTGGGTGACGACGATGATTTCGACTTCCTGGCTGGCACCGACGAGGCAGCAACCAAACTGGACTTGGCGCAGGCCTACGTTGAGATGGGCGATATTGACGGCGCCCGCGACATTTTGATGGAAGTGGAGCTCGAAGGCACCGCCGAACAGAAGGCAGAAGCGAAGGAACTGCTTAAAAATCTGTCCTGA
- a CDS encoding SPOR domain-containing protein, giving the protein MDGLKQRIIGALVLISLAVIFVPMIFDEPHSGRNSTSISIPEEPPFPEVNTEPPPQTAMPEYQSAPGSETAVADRASGSGEFQLIEEVTPQAPEPTAASSAVTPPPAAAAQPAEVKQATAAPARPEPSPQTEEEFSRSLEGAWVVQLGSFGDADNARRLRDNAREKGYSSHLQEFSRGETRLTRVFSGPFVSKSEAGAAKAALDKAFSLNSLVTSPDK; this is encoded by the coding sequence GTGGACGGATTAAAGCAGAGGATCATCGGCGCCCTGGTGCTGATTTCACTGGCGGTGATTTTTGTGCCGATGATCTTTGACGAGCCCCATTCAGGGCGCAACTCCACCTCGATAAGCATTCCTGAAGAGCCGCCATTTCCGGAAGTGAACACCGAGCCACCTCCGCAGACCGCCATGCCAGAATATCAGAGCGCCCCCGGGTCAGAAACGGCGGTAGCAGACCGTGCCAGTGGGTCTGGGGAATTTCAGCTCATTGAAGAAGTGACGCCGCAGGCGCCTGAGCCGACTGCGGCCAGCAGCGCCGTTACGCCGCCACCGGCGGCAGCCGCTCAGCCTGCAGAGGTCAAACAGGCCACAGCGGCCCCGGCCCGGCCCGAACCCAGCCCGCAAACCGAGGAAGAGTTCAGCCGCTCTCTGGAAGGCGCATGGGTTGTTCAGCTGGGCAGCTTTGGCGATGCCGACAACGCCCGGCGTTTGCGTGATAACGCCCGCGAAAAGGGCTACAGTTCACATCTTCAAGAATTCAGCCGCGGTGAAACCCGGCTGACCCGGGTATTCAGTGGGCCTTTTGTCAGCAAATCCGAAGCCGGCGCGGCCAAAGCGGCCCTTGACAAGGCCTTCAGCCTCAACAGTTTGGTCACCAGCCCTGATAAATAA
- the truA gene encoding tRNA pseudouridine(38-40) synthase TruA, with product MFLEPQALTADTPIGNGRVALVFEYDGRDFHGWQQQKSGIRAVQQQLTKAASKVANHSVEMVCAGRTDAGVHASYQLVHFDTSSLRTMRSWVMGINTALPFDISVRWAGQCQGDFHARFSAVYRRYRYIIYNNPVRPGIQRGQVSWNFRPLNAENMHQAAQALVGEHDFSAFRAAGCQSRSPIRFLQSISVTRKGDYLVIDVQANAFLHHMVRNIAGALMAVGCQEQALDWIGQILATKDRRQAGVTAPPDGLYLVDVGYPAEFGIPQPSCGPAFAEPWFSPEQNRPVAATHIHRKQRPSNCD from the coding sequence TTGTTTCTTGAACCCCAGGCGCTTACAGCGGATACACCCATCGGCAACGGCCGTGTGGCATTGGTCTTCGAATACGATGGACGTGACTTCCACGGCTGGCAGCAACAAAAATCCGGTATTCGCGCTGTGCAGCAGCAACTGACAAAAGCCGCCAGTAAAGTGGCCAATCACAGCGTAGAAATGGTGTGTGCGGGCCGCACCGATGCCGGTGTTCACGCCAGTTATCAGCTGGTGCACTTTGATACATCATCACTGCGCACCATGCGTTCTTGGGTGATGGGCATTAATACGGCCTTGCCTTTCGATATTTCCGTACGCTGGGCTGGCCAGTGCCAGGGTGACTTTCACGCCCGGTTTTCTGCGGTTTACCGTCGCTATCGCTACATTATCTATAACAATCCGGTGCGCCCGGGCATTCAACGCGGCCAGGTTAGCTGGAACTTTCGGCCTCTGAATGCCGAAAACATGCATCAGGCGGCCCAGGCGCTGGTAGGCGAGCACGATTTTAGTGCTTTTCGCGCCGCTGGCTGTCAATCTCGCAGCCCAATTCGGTTTTTACAGAGCATCAGCGTCACCCGTAAAGGCGATTATCTGGTGATTGATGTTCAGGCCAATGCTTTTTTGCACCACATGGTGCGCAATATTGCCGGAGCCTTGATGGCCGTGGGTTGCCAGGAGCAGGCGCTGGATTGGATTGGCCAGATTCTGGCGACGAAAGATCGCAGGCAGGCGGGCGTAACCGCACCGCCTGACGGTTTGTACCTGGTCGACGTGGGTTATCCCGCCGAATTCGGAATTCCCCAGCCCAGCTGTGGCCCGGCGTTCGCAGAGCCCTGGTTTAGCCCGGAGCAGAATCGGCCGGTTGCGGCCACCCATATTCACCGCAAACAAAGGCCGTCCAACTGTGATTAG